In Arthrobacter sp. UKPF54-2, the following are encoded in one genomic region:
- a CDS encoding L-serine ammonia-lyase translates to MAVGVFDLFSIGLGPSSSHTVGPMRAAAVFAEELAASGALDRVASLRVDLYGSLAATGHGHGTMTAILLGLEGYHPEKILPAEVEERLAAIADTGTLQLAGSVPLPYGVKDMVLRPLTILPRHTNGMTFTVADADGGTLHSATFFSVGGGFIVREGEEDAALKELDASIKDLPLPFRTAAELLGHCQARGLSIGEVMLVNERASHTEEEIREGLLHIYSVMAECVATSLKRTGLLPGGLKVRRRAPDWHDRLLKENADRDPGYRDPKYWQEWVNLIALAVNEENASGGRVVTAPTNGAAGIIPAVLYYALHFAPGMDKASQADRDDTVVKFLLTAGAVGVLYKEQASISGAEVGCQGEVGSASSMAAAGLAEVMGGTPQQVENAAEIAMEHNLGLTCDPIGGLVQIPCIERNAIAAAKAINAAKMALWGDGSHRVSLDEVIVTMRETGKDMSSKYKETAMGGLAVNVVEC, encoded by the coding sequence ATGGCTGTTGGAGTCTTTGATCTCTTTTCCATCGGATTGGGGCCGTCAAGTTCGCACACCGTGGGCCCGATGCGGGCCGCGGCGGTGTTCGCCGAGGAACTGGCGGCCTCCGGTGCCCTGGACCGGGTGGCCTCGCTCCGGGTGGACCTGTACGGGTCCCTCGCCGCGACCGGCCACGGGCACGGGACCATGACGGCCATCCTGCTGGGTCTGGAGGGGTACCACCCGGAGAAGATCCTCCCCGCGGAGGTCGAGGAGCGGCTGGCCGCCATCGCCGACACCGGCACCCTGCAGCTCGCCGGATCCGTGCCCCTGCCCTACGGGGTGAAGGACATGGTGCTGCGCCCGCTGACCATCCTGCCCCGGCACACGAACGGCATGACCTTCACCGTGGCCGACGCCGACGGCGGGACCCTGCACAGCGCCACGTTCTTCTCCGTCGGCGGCGGCTTCATCGTCCGCGAGGGCGAGGAGGACGCCGCGCTGAAGGAACTCGACGCCTCCATCAAGGACCTGCCGCTGCCGTTCCGCACCGCCGCGGAACTGCTCGGCCACTGCCAGGCCCGCGGGCTCTCGATCGGGGAGGTCATGTTAGTCAACGAACGCGCCTCCCACACCGAGGAGGAGATCCGCGAAGGCCTCCTGCACATCTACTCCGTGATGGCCGAGTGCGTGGCCACCTCCCTGAAGCGGACCGGGCTGCTGCCCGGCGGGCTCAAGGTCCGCCGCCGCGCCCCGGACTGGCACGACCGCCTGCTGAAGGAAAACGCGGACCGGGACCCCGGCTACCGGGACCCGAAGTACTGGCAGGAATGGGTGAACCTGATCGCCCTCGCCGTGAACGAGGAGAACGCCTCCGGCGGCCGCGTCGTGACCGCCCCCACCAACGGCGCGGCCGGGATCATCCCCGCGGTGCTCTACTACGCCCTGCACTTCGCCCCCGGCATGGACAAAGCCAGCCAGGCCGACCGCGACGACACTGTGGTGAAGTTCCTGCTGACCGCCGGCGCGGTCGGGGTGCTCTACAAGGAACAGGCCTCGATCTCCGGCGCCGAGGTCGGCTGCCAGGGCGAGGTGGGCTCGGCGTCGTCGATGGCCGCCGCGGGCCTCGCCGAAGTCATGGGCGGCACACCCCAGCAGGTCGAGAACGCCGCGGAAATCGCGATGGAACACAACCTCGGCCTGACCTGCGACCCGATCGGCGGGCTCGTGCAGATCCCCTGCATCGAACGCAACGCGATCGCCGCGGCCAAAGCCATCAACGCCGCCAAAATGGCCCTCTGGGGCGACGGGTCGCACCGGGTTTCCCTCGATGAAGTCATCGTGACCATGCGCGAAACCGGCAAGGACATGAGCTCCAAATACAAAGAAACCGCCATGGGCGGCCTCGCCGTCAACGTCGTCGAGTGCTGA
- the glyA gene encoding serine hydroxymethyltransferase — MSGAAAADTLTSFEQVVSPSLDAELSVLDPEIAARIDAELGRQRDGLEMIASENHTARAVMQAQGSVLTNKYAEGYPGKRYYGGCEHVDVIEQLAIDRVKALFGAGYANVQPHSGAQANASVMHALIRPGDTIMGLNLAHGGHLTHGMKINFSGRLYNVIPYQVREDDHRIDMAEVERLAQEHKPQLIVAGWSAYARQLDFAEFRRIADSVGAYLMVDMAHFAGLVAAGLHPSPVPHAHVTTSTTHKTLAGPRGGIILSNDADIAKKINSAVFPGQQGGPLEHVIAGKAVAFKVAASPEFKERQERVLAGARILAERLVQPDVTAKGINVISGGTDVHLVLVDLRECELNGQEAEDRLAAIDITVNRNAVPFDPRPPMVTSGLRIGTPALATRGFGEAAFAEVADIIAEALTADAGTDLSGLRTRVQALAAAHPLYPAL, encoded by the coding sequence GTGAGCGGGGCTGCGGCGGCAGACACCCTGACGAGCTTCGAGCAGGTCGTGTCCCCGTCCCTGGACGCGGAGCTGTCCGTGCTGGATCCGGAGATCGCCGCGCGGATCGACGCGGAGCTGGGCCGCCAGCGTGACGGCCTGGAAATGATCGCCTCGGAGAACCACACGGCCCGCGCCGTGATGCAGGCGCAGGGCTCGGTCCTGACCAACAAGTACGCCGAGGGCTACCCGGGCAAGCGCTACTACGGCGGCTGCGAGCACGTCGACGTGATCGAACAGCTCGCCATCGACCGGGTCAAGGCCCTGTTCGGCGCCGGGTACGCCAACGTCCAGCCGCACTCCGGCGCGCAGGCGAACGCCTCGGTGATGCACGCCCTGATCCGCCCGGGCGACACGATCATGGGCCTGAACCTGGCCCACGGCGGGCACCTGACGCACGGCATGAAGATCAACTTCTCCGGCCGGCTCTACAACGTCATCCCGTACCAGGTCCGGGAGGACGACCACCGGATCGACATGGCCGAGGTCGAGCGCCTGGCCCAGGAGCACAAGCCGCAGCTGATTGTGGCCGGCTGGTCCGCGTACGCCCGGCAGCTGGACTTCGCCGAGTTCCGCCGGATCGCCGACTCGGTGGGGGCCTACCTGATGGTGGACATGGCGCACTTCGCCGGGCTCGTCGCGGCCGGGCTGCACCCCTCCCCGGTCCCGCACGCGCACGTCACGACCTCCACGACGCACAAGACCCTCGCCGGTCCGCGCGGCGGGATCATCCTGTCCAACGACGCCGACATCGCCAAGAAGATCAACTCGGCCGTGTTCCCGGGCCAGCAGGGCGGCCCGCTCGAGCACGTCATCGCCGGCAAGGCCGTCGCCTTCAAGGTGGCCGCGTCTCCGGAGTTCAAGGAACGCCAGGAACGTGTCCTCGCCGGGGCCCGGATCCTCGCCGAGCGCCTGGTTCAGCCGGATGTGACCGCGAAGGGGATCAACGTGATCTCCGGCGGCACCGACGTGCACCTGGTCCTGGTGGACCTGCGCGAGTGCGAGCTCAACGGCCAGGAAGCCGAGGACCGGCTCGCGGCGATCGACATCACGGTCAACCGCAACGCCGTCCCGTTCGACCCGCGCCCGCCGATGGTCACCTCCGGGCTGCGGATCGGCACCCCGGCGCTAGCGACCCGCGGTTTCGGTGAGGCCGCGTTCGCCGAGGTCGCGGACATCATCGCCGAGGCGCTGACCGCCGACGCCGGCACGGACCTCTCCGGGCTCCGCACCCGGGTCCAGGCCCTCGCCGCCGCCCACCCGCTCTACCCGGCGCTCTAG
- the gcvH gene encoding glycine cleavage system protein GcvH — MSKVVAELKYSAEHEWVAADGSGPAGIGISAVAADALGDIVYVDLPEVGATVTAGETCGEVESTKSVSDLYAPVTGEVTEVNDAVVSDPALINSDPYGAGWLFKVAVAEEGPLMSAEEYAAANGGEL, encoded by the coding sequence ATGAGCAAAGTAGTAGCTGAACTGAAGTACTCCGCCGAACACGAATGGGTCGCCGCTGACGGGTCGGGCCCGGCCGGGATCGGCATTTCGGCCGTGGCCGCGGACGCCCTCGGCGACATCGTGTACGTGGACCTGCCCGAGGTCGGTGCCACGGTGACCGCTGGTGAGACCTGCGGCGAGGTCGAGTCGACCAAGTCGGTATCGGACCTGTATGCCCCGGTCACCGGCGAGGTCACCGAGGTCAATGACGCTGTTGTGTCCGATCCGGCGCTGATCAACAGCGACCCGTACGGCGCCGGCTGGCTGTTCAAGGTCGCCGTGGCCGAAGAAGGCCCGCTGATGTCGGCCGAAGAGTACGCTGCAGCCAACGGCGGCGAACTGTGA
- the gcvT gene encoding glycine cleavage system aminomethyltransferase GcvT yields MSENYTALYEQHKKAGASFTDFGGWQMPLKYESELAEHHAVRNAAGLFDLSHMGEVWVSGPDAAAFLDYALAGKLSAVAVGKAKYSLICQEDGGIIDDLISYRRAEDKFLVVPNAGNAVVVAAALAERAAGFDVTVEDVSAETSLIAVQGPHAEAILLTLVPAGQHELVTELKYYAAVEVGITVNGAVQDLLLARTGYTGEDGFEIYVPNEDAAGLWEALLEAGADPGLIPAGLACRDSLRLEAGMPLYGNELSREGNPYAAGLGPVVSLAKESDFVGKAALAELKAAGAGSTTGRKLVGLKGLGRRAGRSHYPVLKDGKVVGEVTSGQPSPTLGYPVAMAYVDVEFTEPGTTLHIDLRGKAEPFEVVALPFYKREK; encoded by the coding sequence ATGAGTGAGAACTACACCGCCCTCTACGAGCAGCACAAAAAAGCCGGCGCCTCCTTCACGGACTTCGGCGGCTGGCAGATGCCGCTCAAGTACGAATCGGAGCTGGCCGAGCACCACGCCGTCCGCAACGCCGCGGGCCTTTTCGACCTCTCCCACATGGGTGAAGTCTGGGTCAGCGGCCCGGACGCCGCAGCGTTCCTCGACTATGCCCTGGCCGGGAAGCTCTCGGCCGTGGCCGTGGGCAAGGCCAAGTACTCGCTGATCTGCCAGGAAGACGGCGGCATCATCGATGACCTGATCTCCTACCGTCGCGCTGAGGACAAGTTCCTGGTGGTCCCCAACGCCGGCAACGCAGTGGTCGTGGCCGCGGCCCTGGCCGAGCGGGCTGCAGGCTTTGACGTCACGGTGGAGGACGTCTCCGCCGAAACGTCGCTGATCGCCGTGCAGGGCCCCCACGCCGAAGCCATCCTGCTGACCTTGGTCCCGGCCGGGCAGCACGAGCTGGTCACCGAACTGAAGTACTACGCCGCGGTTGAGGTAGGCATCACCGTCAACGGCGCTGTCCAGGACCTGCTCCTGGCCCGCACCGGCTACACCGGCGAGGACGGCTTCGAAATCTACGTTCCCAACGAGGACGCCGCCGGCCTCTGGGAAGCACTGCTGGAAGCCGGCGCGGACCCTGGGCTTATCCCCGCCGGCCTGGCCTGCCGTGACTCGCTGCGGCTCGAGGCCGGCATGCCGCTCTACGGCAACGAACTCTCCCGCGAAGGCAACCCGTACGCGGCAGGCCTGGGCCCGGTGGTCTCGCTCGCCAAGGAGTCGGACTTCGTCGGCAAGGCAGCCCTGGCCGAACTCAAGGCAGCCGGCGCAGGTTCCACCACCGGCCGCAAACTCGTGGGCCTCAAAGGCCTGGGCCGCCGGGCCGGCCGCAGCCACTACCCGGTCCTGAAGGACGGCAAAGTCGTCGGCGAAGTGACCTCCGGCCAGCCGAGCCCCACCCTGGGATACCCCGTTGCGATGGCGTACGTCGACGTCGAGTTCACCGAACCCGGCACCACCCTGCACATCGATCTGCGCGGCAAAGCCGAGCCGTTCGAAGTTGTCGCACTGCCGTTCTACAAGCGCGAAAAATAG